A genomic stretch from Candidatus Melainabacteria bacterium includes:
- a CDS encoding nucleoside-diphosphate kinase produces MAEERTFVAVKPDGVERGLVGEIIARFEKRGLKLVGLKMMNVPPAMAQEHYGEHKGKPFFDGLIKFITSGPIVAMVWEGKNATGLARNVIGATNPKDSAPGTIRGDFAVDLGRNTVHGSDSPASAEREIGIFFKKEELIENWDRTIQKWVTE; encoded by the coding sequence GTGGCTGAAGAACGTACATTCGTAGCCGTCAAGCCAGACGGTGTGGAACGTGGACTTGTTGGCGAAATCATCGCAAGATTCGAGAAGCGCGGTCTCAAGCTTGTCGGGCTGAAGATGATGAACGTGCCTCCGGCGATGGCGCAAGAGCACTATGGCGAGCACAAAGGCAAACCATTCTTTGATGGTTTGATCAAGTTCATCACTTCAGGACCTATCGTCGCAATGGTCTGGGAAGGAAAGAATGCCACCGGCTTAGCTCGCAACGTAATCGGCGCTACCAATCCAAAAGACTCAGCTCCCGGCACCATTCGTGGTGACTTCGCCGTCGATCTCGGTCGTAACACAGTGCATGGTTCCGACAGCCCAGCTAGCGCAGAGCGCGAGATTGGTATCTTCTTCAAGAAAGAAGAATTGATCGAAAATTGGGACCGAACAATCCAGAAATGGGTCACTGAATAG